One stretch of Rosistilla oblonga DNA includes these proteins:
- a CDS encoding ABC transporter ATP-binding protein — translation MHPESSRQRFDQYRQEFREKRSSGGNPHSASPSPHSDRGTNRQRSFFQLFTEFWGLLGRYRGRVILGLATLSVATLLRLVPPAATKLAIDCVLTDPAKPMPGFLQGFAWPEEKMSLLVAIALGAAFFTACATVIQLWGRWLATKTVNQVQISIRRKVFDHAIRLPLTRVYKLKSGGAASLIREDAGGIADLIFSMLYNPWRAIIQFVGSLIILMLVDWKLMLGGLLLLPGVYITHRTWINRIRPMFKDIRKQRQHIDAGATETFGGIRIVRTFARARSESNRFVREGTMLVRQQLFTWWWSRAIEIIWEVVIPLASTGLLLYGGSQIINGELTLGDLMMFLVYLTMLLDPIAALAGSAVTFQNNLAGLDRVLDVLESPRELPTNPTAVSLRKEEVAGAITLENVGFHYPDTESMVLQDVCLEIQPGQTVALVGRSGAGKTTLTNLIARFYDPVSGAIRLDGRDLRDIRLESFRKLLGIVEQDVFLFDGTIRDNIGYARRDASLAEVQAAAQAAAAAEFIEKLPEGYESWIGERGVKLSGGQRQRLAIARAILADPKILILDEATSNLDSESERLIQDSLGYLLQNRTSIVIAHRLSTIIHADKIVVMEEGRVVQVGTHQELMSQNGRYQEMVHLQMEPLPHANGSATGNRR, via the coding sequence ATGCATCCAGAATCCTCACGCCAGCGTTTCGACCAGTACCGCCAAGAATTTCGAGAAAAACGAAGCTCCGGTGGCAATCCTCACTCGGCGAGTCCAAGCCCGCACAGCGATCGCGGCACCAACCGCCAGCGCTCCTTCTTCCAGTTGTTCACCGAATTCTGGGGACTGTTGGGCCGATATCGCGGACGCGTGATCCTGGGGCTGGCGACGTTATCGGTGGCCACGCTGCTGCGTCTGGTTCCGCCGGCGGCGACTAAGTTGGCGATCGATTGCGTGCTGACCGATCCAGCCAAACCGATGCCCGGTTTCCTGCAAGGGTTCGCCTGGCCCGAGGAGAAGATGTCGCTGCTGGTAGCGATCGCGTTGGGAGCCGCCTTTTTTACAGCTTGCGCCACGGTGATCCAATTGTGGGGCCGCTGGCTGGCGACGAAGACCGTCAATCAGGTGCAAATCTCGATCCGTCGCAAAGTCTTCGATCACGCGATCCGATTGCCGCTGACCCGAGTCTACAAACTGAAGAGCGGCGGTGCGGCGAGCCTGATCCGCGAGGATGCCGGCGGGATCGCCGATCTGATCTTCAGCATGCTGTACAACCCGTGGCGTGCGATCATCCAGTTCGTGGGCAGCTTGATCATTTTGATGTTGGTCGATTGGAAACTGATGCTCGGCGGGCTGCTGCTGTTGCCCGGCGTCTACATCACTCATCGCACATGGATCAACCGGATCCGGCCGATGTTCAAAGACATCCGCAAGCAACGGCAGCACATCGACGCAGGAGCGACCGAAACGTTTGGCGGGATCCGCATCGTCCGCACCTTTGCTCGTGCCCGCAGCGAATCGAACCGCTTCGTCCGCGAGGGGACGATGTTGGTTCGGCAACAATTGTTCACATGGTGGTGGAGCCGGGCGATCGAGATCATTTGGGAGGTCGTGATTCCGCTGGCGTCGACGGGGCTGCTGCTGTACGGCGGTTCGCAGATCATCAACGGCGAACTAACGCTCGGCGATCTGATGATGTTCCTGGTCTATCTGACGATGCTGTTGGACCCGATCGCCGCGCTAGCCGGCAGCGCAGTCACCTTCCAAAACAACCTGGCGGGGCTCGATCGCGTGCTGGACGTTTTGGAAAGCCCTCGCGAGCTGCCGACCAATCCGACGGCGGTCAGTCTGCGAAAAGAGGAGGTTGCCGGGGCGATCACGCTCGAAAACGTCGGCTTCCACTATCCCGATACCGAATCGATGGTCTTGCAGGACGTTTGCCTGGAGATCCAACCTGGGCAGACTGTCGCGTTGGTCGGACGCAGCGGCGCCGGGAAGACGACGCTGACGAATCTGATCGCCCGGTTTTACGATCCCGTTTCCGGTGCGATCCGCTTGGATGGCCGCGATCTGCGCGACATTCGGTTGGAGAGTTTTCGCAAGCTGTTAGGAATCGTCGAACAAGATGTCTTCCTGTTCGACGGGACGATCCGCGACAACATCGGTTACGCCCGACGCGATGCCTCGCTGGCCGAAGTGCAAGCGGCGGCGCAGGCGGCTGCGGCGGCGGAGTTTATCGAAAAGCTGCCCGAAGGCTACGAGAGCTGGATCGGCGAACGGGGCGTCAAGCTGAGCGGAGGCCAGCGCCAACGGCTGGCGATCGCTCGAGCGATCCTCGCCGATCCGAAGATCTTGATCCTGGACGAAGCGACAAGCAATCTCGACAGCGAAAGCGAACGACTGATCCAAGACAGTCTCGGCTATCTGCTGCAGAACCGGACCTCGATCGTGATCGCTCACCGCTTGAGTACGATCATCCACGCCGACAAGATCGTCGTGATGGAGGAGGGACGCGTCGTGCAAGTCGGCACGCACCAAGAGCTGATGTCGCAAAACGGTCGCTATCAAGAAATGGTCCATCTGCAGATGGAACCGCTGCCGCACGCCAATGGCTCTGCGACCGGCAACCGTCGTTGA